In Gemmatimonadaceae bacterium, the following proteins share a genomic window:
- a CDS encoding glycosyltransferase, whose product MRILIVGNEGGTNVGWSLFRAAKLAGHEAAFANALEAARGPRWLKRVAWHFFDHRPPRLGSFSRAVRERALRDRPELLIATGAVPITAGDLGRIRAADIRTANFTTDDPWSPISRANWFLRALPAYDVVFTPRRANIADLQRAGCRHVEFLPFGYDPELCFPEELSPADTAALASDVIFVGGADDGRAALIADLARDIPNVSLYGSFWERYPATRALTRGQAGPETIRRATRAARVSLCLVRHSNRDGHVMRSFEMAAMGACMLVEDTAEHRELFGEDGERVLFFVTPRDMTLKAQILIADEALRRRLSTAVMRHVTAGCNTYADRLSRMMTASLQGARVGL is encoded by the coding sequence ATGAGAATTCTCATCGTCGGCAACGAGGGCGGCACCAACGTCGGGTGGTCGCTCTTCAGAGCCGCGAAACTGGCGGGCCACGAGGCCGCCTTCGCGAACGCGCTCGAGGCGGCGCGCGGACCGCGGTGGCTCAAGCGAGTGGCGTGGCACTTCTTCGACCATCGCCCGCCGCGACTGGGATCGTTCAGCCGGGCGGTGCGCGAGCGAGCGCTCCGCGACCGACCGGAGCTCCTCATCGCCACCGGCGCCGTGCCGATCACGGCCGGCGATCTTGGACGCATTCGCGCGGCAGACATCCGTACCGCGAACTTCACCACGGATGACCCGTGGAGCCCGATCAGCCGCGCAAATTGGTTTCTTCGCGCGCTGCCCGCGTATGACGTCGTCTTCACGCCACGCCGCGCGAACATCGCGGACCTACAGCGCGCGGGCTGCCGGCATGTCGAGTTTCTTCCGTTCGGCTATGATCCGGAGCTGTGCTTTCCCGAGGAACTCTCCCCGGCGGACACGGCCGCTTTGGCGAGCGACGTGATTTTCGTCGGAGGTGCGGATGACGGACGTGCCGCGCTGATCGCTGACCTGGCGCGGGATATCCCGAACGTGTCGCTGTACGGAAGCTTCTGGGAGCGATATCCGGCCACGCGTGCGCTCACGCGCGGACAGGCCGGTCCCGAGACCATTCGGCGCGCCACGCGCGCGGCCCGCGTCAGCCTCTGCCTGGTGCGTCACTCGAACCGCGACGGTCACGTCATGCGCTCGTTCGAAATGGCGGCGATGGGCGCATGTATGCTCGTCGAAGACACGGCCGAGCATCGCGAGCTGTTCGGCGAGGACGGCGAGCGGGTCCTGTTCTTTGTCACGCCGCGCGACATGACGTTGAAGGCACAAATTCTCATCGCCGACGAGGCGCTGCGCCGCCGGTTGTCCACGGCGGTCATGCGGCACGTCACGGCCGGATGCAACACCTATGCGGACCGCCTGAGCCGGATGATGACGGCCTCGCTTCAGGGGGCGCGCGTCGGTTTGTAG
- a CDS encoding carbamoyltransferase C-terminal domain-containing protein: protein MNSRRSRQSTYVLGINAYHGDVAAVLLRDGVVVAALEEERFRRVKHYAGFPTMAIARCLDIGGITGAEVQHVAISRNPRANLLQKAAFALSRRPGLALIRDRMRNAAKVRDIHAPLAAALGRPADDLPKLHFVEHHPAHLASTFFVSPFDDASVCAIDGFGDFVSTSMAVGRGNSLEVLERVFFPHSLGMFYTAVTQYLGFHGYGDEFKVMGLAPYGSPRHVEPLRELVKLKDGGTFELALEYFRHWSDGVEMEWDSGYPTLGLVYAPALEQLLGPARRPDEPLTPHHEDLARSLQAVYEECAFHVLNGLWERTKNPRLCLAGGCAMNSVANGKVRSHTPFTDVYVQPASSDNGTALGAAYYAWNQVLRQPRSFVMTHGYWGTEYPGADITEAIARRDDPEWQYEWTKYGDEDELCRETAQLIVGGNVVGWFQGRMEWGARALGNRSILADPRRSDVRELINTRIKFREKFRPFAPSIAEEALHDYFVDAAPDPFMQQVYPVQPDKRAVLPAITHVDGTGRLQTVSAETNPRYYKLIRAVEQLSGVPVVLNTSFNENEPIVDTPEQALDCFLRTRMDAIVVGNMIVRRQPVHRAAVVTSPS, encoded by the coding sequence ATGAATTCTCGTCGTTCGCGCCAATCCACGTACGTGTTGGGAATCAACGCCTATCACGGCGACGTGGCCGCGGTGCTCCTGCGCGACGGCGTGGTCGTTGCCGCGCTGGAAGAGGAACGGTTTCGCCGCGTAAAGCATTACGCGGGCTTTCCGACGATGGCGATTGCCAGGTGCCTGGACATCGGCGGCATCACGGGCGCGGAGGTTCAGCATGTCGCGATCAGCCGCAATCCGCGCGCGAATCTGCTGCAGAAGGCGGCGTTCGCCTTGTCACGGCGACCCGGCCTGGCGCTGATTCGCGACCGGATGCGCAACGCGGCGAAGGTGCGTGACATCCACGCGCCCCTGGCCGCGGCGTTGGGGCGTCCCGCGGACGATCTGCCGAAGCTTCATTTCGTCGAGCATCACCCGGCGCACCTCGCCAGCACGTTCTTCGTCTCGCCGTTCGACGACGCGTCCGTGTGCGCGATCGACGGCTTCGGCGACTTCGTCAGCACCTCCATGGCGGTTGGCCGCGGGAATTCGCTCGAGGTGCTGGAGCGAGTCTTCTTCCCGCATTCGTTGGGAATGTTCTACACCGCCGTCACCCAGTATCTGGGTTTTCACGGGTACGGCGATGAATTCAAGGTGATGGGCCTGGCGCCGTACGGCAGTCCGCGGCACGTCGAGCCGCTCCGCGAGCTCGTGAAATTGAAGGACGGGGGTACCTTCGAGCTGGCGCTGGAATATTTCCGTCACTGGAGCGACGGCGTCGAGATGGAATGGGATTCAGGGTATCCGACGCTCGGTCTCGTGTACGCGCCCGCGCTCGAGCAGTTGCTCGGCCCAGCGCGCCGGCCGGACGAGCCGCTCACGCCGCATCACGAAGATCTCGCGCGTTCGCTGCAAGCCGTCTATGAAGAGTGCGCGTTCCACGTGCTCAACGGTTTGTGGGAGCGAACGAAGAATCCTCGCCTCTGTCTCGCCGGCGGCTGTGCCATGAACAGCGTCGCCAACGGCAAAGTACGATCGCACACCCCGTTCACCGATGTGTACGTGCAGCCGGCGTCGAGCGACAATGGAACAGCACTCGGCGCTGCCTACTACGCGTGGAACCAGGTGCTGCGTCAGCCGCGGTCGTTTGTGATGACCCATGGCTACTGGGGTACGGAGTATCCAGGCGCCGACATCACGGAAGCCATCGCGCGGCGCGACGATCCGGAGTGGCAGTACGAATGGACGAAGTACGGGGACGAGGACGAGTTGTGTCGTGAAACGGCGCAGTTGATCGTCGGCGGGAATGTCGTCGGCTGGTTCCAGGGCCGCATGGAGTGGGGGGCGCGCGCGCTTGGCAATCGCAGCATCCTCGCCGATCCGCGCCGCTCCGACGTGCGGGAGCTGATCAACACGCGCATCAAGTTTCGCGAGAAGTTTCGTCCGTTCGCGCCGTCGATCGCCGAAGAGGCGCTGCATGACTATTTCGTCGACGCGGCCCCCGATCCGTTCATGCAGCAGGTCTATCCCGTTCAGCCCGACAAGCGTGCGGTGCTTCCGGCGATCACGCACGTGGACGGGACGGGGCGATTGCAGACCGTGAGCGCCGAAACGAACCCGCGCTACTACAAGTTGATCCGCGCGGTGGAGCAATTGAGCGGCGTGCCGGTCGTGCTCAACACCAGCTTCAACGAGAACGAACCGATCGTGGATACGCCGGAGCAGGCGCTCGACTGTTTTCTCCGCACGCGTATGGACGCCATCGTCGTTGGCAATATGATCGTGCGCCGTCAGCCGGTGCATCGCGCCGCGGTTGTGACGAGCCCGAGTTGA
- a CDS encoding NAD-dependent epimerase/dehydratase family protein: MFVTGASGFLGHALCKEWVERGLHVRGFIRRGSKIPSGVEPVFGDDLRDEDSLRRGMHGAGVVVHLAARVHQMRETSADAEAQYRAVNVEGTRAVLSAATHAGVEKVVITSSVKAVGERSERPWTELTPPEPLDAYGRSKLEAERLALSCAHDMAVSVLRLPAVYGPQMKGNIPQLFALVKRGIPVPLGAVHNRRSFLYSGNAVRAVDAVLASDAAAGSVFFVSDDDDVSAAELVRRIAAAMGRPARLVPVPLWMLRAGARIVDPMHGLFGLPAMRPAIARLTESLQVDITRLRKTTHYTPIPMRDALQETAMWYEGALARPR, from the coding sequence ATGTTCGTGACGGGAGCGAGCGGCTTCCTCGGCCACGCGTTGTGCAAGGAATGGGTTGAGCGCGGACTCCATGTTCGCGGGTTCATTCGTCGCGGATCCAAGATTCCCTCCGGCGTCGAGCCGGTGTTCGGCGACGATCTTCGCGATGAAGACAGCCTGCGCCGTGGGATGCATGGGGCAGGCGTCGTCGTGCATCTGGCGGCTCGCGTTCACCAGATGCGCGAAACGTCAGCCGACGCCGAGGCGCAGTATCGGGCCGTGAACGTCGAGGGTACGCGGGCCGTGTTATCTGCCGCGACGCATGCCGGCGTCGAGAAAGTCGTAATTACGAGTTCCGTCAAGGCGGTCGGCGAACGCAGTGAGCGTCCGTGGACCGAGCTCACGCCACCAGAGCCGCTCGACGCCTACGGCCGAAGCAAACTCGAGGCAGAACGTCTCGCGCTGTCGTGTGCACATGACATGGCCGTGTCCGTGTTGCGGCTACCGGCGGTGTACGGCCCGCAGATGAAAGGAAACATTCCGCAGCTCTTCGCCCTCGTGAAGCGAGGCATTCCCGTTCCGCTCGGCGCCGTTCACAATCGGCGCAGTTTCCTCTACAGCGGCAACGCAGTGCGAGCCGTCGACGCGGTGCTCGCGAGCGATGCGGCGGCGGGGTCGGTGTTTTTCGTGAGCGATGACGACGATGTATCCGCGGCGGAGCTCGTCCGGCGAATCGCCGCGGCGATGGGCCGGCCGGCGCGACTCGTTCCCGTGCCGCTTTGGATGCTGCGCGCCGGAGCGCGAATCGTTGATCCAATGCATGGCCTGTTTGGCCTGCCGGCCATGCGACCGGCTATCGCGCGCCTGACGGAATCGCTTCAAGTGGACATCACGCGACTGCGCAAGACGACACACTATACGCCGATCCCCATGCGTGACGCGCTCCAAGAAACGGCGATGTGGTATGAAGGCGCGCTGGCGCGGCCGCGATGA
- a CDS encoding glycosyltransferase, translating into MSSSARPLLFEERSAETPLFSVCIPQYSRFPFLIAALETLRDQTERSFEVCISDDVSPEGRHEDVVAFLRAARIPFGYVVQQHNLRYDGNLRAAMALARGRFCLLMGNDDALADARTLERYAELIRANAPLGVVITDFADYVTGERAGRIQRTARYDGDAQVALQHFRNFSFVSGILLDRAAAHREATTRWDGSEMYQMYIGCRLIATGHALLEIAEPMVRKDIRIPNESVDSYARRPRESSFKRRELPFNRLGALLYDAIEPALAKDGLQRAIRSIFGQILAITYPYWLLEYRRVQPWGYAVGVARGMAPARILKEVPASGATRLFVRTLYTAATIAALAMPQVLFARARATLYRFVKRPGRAGEATARAV; encoded by the coding sequence ATGTCCTCGAGCGCGCGGCCACTGCTCTTCGAGGAACGATCGGCGGAGACGCCGCTGTTCTCGGTGTGCATTCCGCAGTACAGTCGCTTTCCCTTTCTGATCGCCGCGCTCGAGACGCTGCGAGACCAAACAGAACGCTCGTTCGAAGTGTGCATCTCCGACGACGTGTCACCGGAGGGGCGCCACGAAGACGTCGTTGCCTTTCTGCGTGCGGCGCGGATTCCGTTCGGTTACGTGGTGCAGCAACACAATCTTCGCTACGACGGCAACCTGCGCGCGGCGATGGCCCTGGCCCGCGGCCGGTTCTGCCTGTTGATGGGCAATGACGACGCCCTCGCGGATGCGCGCACCCTCGAACGATACGCGGAGCTCATTCGCGCCAACGCGCCGCTCGGCGTCGTCATCACCGACTTTGCGGACTATGTCACCGGCGAACGCGCCGGACGCATTCAGCGGACCGCCCGATACGACGGCGACGCCCAAGTGGCGCTCCAACACTTTCGCAATTTCAGTTTCGTCAGCGGGATTTTGCTCGACCGCGCGGCGGCGCATCGCGAAGCCACGACGCGCTGGGACGGGAGCGAGATGTATCAGATGTACATAGGCTGCCGGCTCATCGCGACCGGCCACGCGCTGCTCGAGATCGCGGAGCCGATGGTGCGGAAGGACATTCGCATTCCCAACGAGAGCGTCGACAGCTACGCGCGCCGCCCGCGTGAATCGTCGTTCAAGCGTCGCGAATTGCCATTCAATCGACTGGGTGCGTTGCTGTACGACGCGATCGAGCCCGCATTGGCCAAGGACGGCCTGCAGCGCGCCATTCGCAGCATCTTTGGTCAAATCCTGGCGATCACGTACCCGTATTGGCTGCTGGAGTATCGCCGTGTGCAGCCGTGGGGGTACGCCGTCGGCGTGGCGCGCGGGATGGCCCCGGCGCGCATCCTGAAGGAGGTGCCGGCGTCGGGCGCGACGCGCCTGTTCGTTCGCACACTCTACACGGCGGCGACGATCGCGGCGCTGGCCATGCCACAAGTGCTGTTCGCGCGCGCGCGGGCGACCCTGTATCGGTTCGTCAAACGTCCCGGACGAGCCGGCGAAGCGACCGCGCGCGCTGTATGA
- a CDS encoding glycosyltransferase: MRPNRLRVLHTLPSAAVSYGGPTYSAKAFADAGAAAGEDVTIAAPVFAHEGPLGLHERDDSFTLRLFPGQGRGAFVASRAMWMWLRREVRTFDVVHIHTLLNPVSAVTAWICRRAGVPYVVRPCGMLSRYSYEHRRRLLKRAYFTLVDRGVVTGAAAVQFTTDVEANEARERVALDPSRVVVVPPPYVPNALRLPRAPGTDAPVVFLARLNPVKGLETLLAAWREVVARRPAARLVIAGDGEAAYVESLRVLAEQLGIASRVEFAGFVSGARKAELLAGAALVVLPSKHENFGVAVLEAIGAGVPVIVSPEVQLSSFVRRHALGVVVEREPAKLAAAIVQVIGDDALQARCAVAGPAAVESSFSVDRIGRALEEMYLSFG; this comes from the coding sequence ATGCGGCCAAACCGGCTGCGCGTGCTGCATACGCTGCCGAGTGCCGCGGTGAGCTACGGGGGTCCGACGTATTCGGCGAAGGCGTTCGCCGACGCCGGCGCGGCGGCGGGGGAGGACGTCACGATCGCGGCGCCCGTGTTCGCGCACGAGGGCCCGCTCGGCCTGCACGAGCGCGACGATTCGTTCACGCTGCGGCTCTTTCCGGGCCAGGGACGCGGTGCGTTCGTGGCCTCGCGCGCGATGTGGATGTGGCTGAGGCGCGAGGTCCGGACCTTCGACGTCGTGCACATTCATACTTTGCTCAATCCGGTCAGTGCGGTCACGGCGTGGATCTGCCGCCGGGCCGGAGTACCGTACGTGGTGCGCCCGTGCGGGATGCTCTCGCGTTACAGTTACGAGCATCGCCGCCGGCTGCTCAAGCGAGCGTACTTCACGCTCGTGGATCGCGGTGTGGTGACCGGCGCGGCGGCTGTCCAGTTCACCACGGATGTGGAAGCGAACGAAGCTCGCGAACGCGTGGCGCTCGATCCGTCGCGTGTGGTCGTCGTGCCGCCGCCGTACGTTCCCAATGCGCTCCGCTTGCCGCGTGCTCCCGGCACCGACGCGCCCGTCGTATTTCTGGCGCGTCTCAACCCGGTGAAGGGGCTGGAGACGTTGCTGGCGGCATGGCGCGAGGTGGTGGCGCGCCGTCCGGCGGCGCGGCTGGTGATCGCGGGGGACGGCGAGGCTGCATATGTCGAGAGCCTTCGCGTGCTCGCGGAACAACTTGGCATTGCGTCGCGCGTGGAGTTCGCGGGCTTCGTCTCAGGTGCGCGCAAGGCTGAACTCCTCGCGGGTGCCGCGCTCGTGGTGTTGCCGTCGAAGCACGAGAATTTCGGTGTCGCGGTGCTCGAAGCGATCGGCGCCGGGGTCCCGGTGATCGTGTCGCCCGAAGTGCAGCTGTCGTCGTTCGTACGGCGGCATGCGCTGGGCGTGGTCGTCGAGCGCGAGCCGGCGAAGCTCGCGGCCGCGATCGTTCAGGTGATCGGTGACGACGCGTTGCAGGCGCGTTGTGCCGTCGCCGGTCCGGCGGCGGTGGAGTCGAGCTTTTCCGTCGACCGCATCGGCCGGGCGCTCGAGGAGATGTATCTTTCGTTCGGCTGA
- a CDS encoding glycosyltransferase family 4 protein gives MTAIENARARSHRASAALGVPGFAVVALGGSGDGIAYSARLADAVLRELSGDARRVIELAPRAATGVSIGERFRFTAKLIAADTRRRVDWWLFNHLSVARAYRLVPTPLRRPYGIILHGIEVWDSALSSDRRAALRGARVRIAVSAHTASKVRATHPDVGDVVACPLALLNTPASPRREADTALLARLRPRSVAIVGRMSAAERYKGHDQLLEAWPIVRERVPGAQLVIVGQGDDRARLIEKARALELGDDVLFTGFVSDATLQHVLENVAVFAMPSQGEGFGLVYLQAMAAGRACIGSDRDAAGGIIVPGETGLLVNPDDIGGVADAVATLLDNEELCRRMGAAGRRRYEAEFTYPRYRDRLGALLASAFGEQTPRRG, from the coding sequence GTGACGGCAATCGAGAACGCGCGCGCCCGGTCGCATCGCGCGAGTGCCGCGCTTGGTGTGCCGGGGTTTGCCGTTGTGGCGCTCGGTGGCAGCGGCGATGGTATCGCGTACTCCGCGCGCCTGGCGGATGCGGTGCTGCGGGAGCTGAGCGGTGACGCGCGTCGGGTGATCGAGCTCGCACCGCGTGCGGCGACCGGGGTGTCGATTGGCGAGCGTTTCCGATTCACCGCGAAACTCATCGCCGCGGACACGCGCCGCCGGGTCGATTGGTGGCTGTTCAATCATCTGTCGGTGGCGCGAGCCTATCGGCTCGTGCCTACCCCGCTGCGTCGTCCGTACGGGATAATCCTGCATGGCATCGAGGTGTGGGATTCGGCACTGTCGAGCGACCGCCGCGCGGCGTTGCGCGGCGCGCGCGTGCGGATCGCAGTCTCCGCGCACACGGCGAGCAAGGTCCGCGCGACGCATCCCGACGTCGGCGACGTCGTTGCATGCCCGCTCGCCTTGCTGAACACGCCGGCTTCTCCGCGACGCGAGGCCGACACCGCGCTCCTCGCGCGACTTCGTCCCCGCAGCGTCGCCATCGTGGGCCGCATGAGCGCTGCCGAGCGGTACAAGGGGCACGATCAATTGCTCGAGGCGTGGCCGATCGTTCGTGAGCGCGTTCCGGGCGCACAGCTCGTGATCGTCGGTCAAGGGGACGATCGCGCGCGTCTCATCGAGAAAGCACGCGCGCTCGAGCTTGGCGACGACGTCTTGTTCACTGGATTCGTGTCCGACGCCACGCTGCAGCATGTGCTCGAGAACGTCGCCGTGTTCGCGATGCCGAGTCAGGGCGAAGGATTCGGCCTTGTATATCTGCAGGCGATGGCGGCGGGTCGTGCATGCATCGGTTCCGACCGCGATGCGGCTGGGGGTATCATCGTGCCGGGGGAGACCGGCTTGCTGGTCAATCCCGACGACATCGGCGGCGTGGCCGACGCCGTGGCGACGCTGCTGGATAACGAAGAACTGTGCCGGCGGATGGGCGCGGCCGGTCGCCGCCGCTACGAGGCGGAGTTCACCTATCCGCGATACCGCGATCGGCTCGGCGCTCTGTTGGCGAGTGCGTTCGGCGAACAGACGCCGCGCCGCGGATGA
- a CDS encoding glycosyltransferase family 4 protein: protein MTLATTAIALFFVCVVTLAATRVYIGYARRRQILDIPSHRSSHTVPTPRGGGVAIASVVLLALVVMDVLGILTAAQTAAMAGGGALVAFVGWMDDRGDVSVRSRSAVHVVAAIFAVRLLGGFSSIDLGLISIPLGPLGPVLAVLFIVWMTNLYNFMDGIDGIAAGEAAVVGGAASLVLASAGAAGLAAIAALTSAACLGFLVWNWQPAKIFMGDTSSGLLGFLFGALAVGSENAHAVPIVSWVMMLGVFTFDATVTLVRRVRHGERWYEAHRSHAYQRMTQSGWSHARTTSAALLTTLVLAGLAWYAQQAPRRLPAALVAGSVILCVLYVLVERRAPFRGNH from the coding sequence ATGACATTGGCAACGACCGCGATCGCACTGTTCTTCGTTTGTGTCGTGACGCTCGCGGCGACCCGCGTGTACATCGGATACGCGCGCCGGCGTCAGATTCTCGATATTCCGTCGCATCGCAGCTCGCACACCGTGCCGACTCCGCGCGGCGGCGGGGTCGCGATCGCGTCCGTCGTGTTGCTCGCGCTCGTCGTGATGGACGTCCTCGGCATCCTCACGGCGGCGCAGACGGCCGCCATGGCGGGCGGCGGCGCACTGGTCGCGTTCGTCGGCTGGATGGACGATCGTGGCGACGTGTCCGTGCGCAGTCGAAGCGCGGTCCATGTCGTCGCGGCAATCTTCGCGGTCCGGCTGCTTGGCGGTTTCTCGTCGATCGACCTTGGGTTGATCTCGATTCCGCTCGGGCCGCTCGGTCCGGTGCTCGCCGTCCTGTTCATCGTGTGGATGACGAACCTGTACAACTTCATGGACGGCATCGACGGCATTGCGGCGGGAGAAGCGGCCGTGGTCGGCGGGGCCGCGAGCCTCGTGCTAGCTTCCGCCGGTGCCGCGGGACTCGCGGCGATCGCCGCGCTGACGAGCGCCGCGTGCCTCGGCTTCCTCGTGTGGAATTGGCAGCCCGCGAAGATATTCATGGGCGACACGAGCTCCGGCCTGCTCGGCTTTCTGTTCGGCGCACTCGCCGTGGGTTCAGAGAATGCTCATGCCGTCCCGATCGTGTCGTGGGTGATGATGCTCGGCGTCTTCACCTTCGACGCGACCGTGACGCTGGTGCGACGTGTGCGACACGGTGAGCGATGGTATGAAGCGCATCGCAGTCACGCCTATCAACGCATGACGCAGAGCGGCTGGTCGCACGCGCGGACGACGAGCGCGGCGCTCCTCACGACGCTCGTACTCGCCGGGCTCGCCTGGTACGCGCAGCAGGCGCCCCGACGACTGCCGGCTGCACTGGTCGCCGGCTCGGTGATCTTGTGCGTGTTGTACGTGCTCGTGGAACGGCGCGCGCCGTTCCGCGGCAATCACTGA
- a CDS encoding glycosyltransferase, with the protein MTKTVLFVQHANTDYYPTTYNASRLLAGEGFHVIVCCRGDRQVVIPEYGRGIEVLRVGSTGGGVRSVRDFFRLSWVAWRSARRTAACVVVGFDIYGGVIAYLISRLTKIPFFYHCYDVFSASEGIGRFTRALKPLERRAAFAATRVVLPSESKAERFEAEVGAGFERTIVANAPPLQPRKRTDVLRRMLAERGAPFEYVVYYHGSIAADKGLLQVLRSMVRWPATSSFVLVGPAYDAAFMARFMEAARNLGLTSRVMRLDMMPLTELLDLTRSADVGVFVPEPDSIINVYSGAAVVKLNDYLACALPFVTSRIPPLEALVLTTGAGIVVDPQDTASMGDEVAALLTDTRRRATMADNAYRAHRESYNLERQYATTLETIRTICG; encoded by the coding sequence ATGACCAAGACCGTTCTCTTCGTTCAGCACGCGAACACGGACTATTACCCGACGACTTACAACGCGTCGCGTCTGCTGGCCGGTGAAGGGTTTCATGTAATCGTGTGCTGCCGGGGTGACCGTCAGGTAGTCATTCCGGAATACGGGCGAGGAATCGAGGTTCTGCGTGTTGGGTCGACCGGCGGCGGTGTGCGGTCGGTTCGCGACTTCTTTCGCCTCTCGTGGGTTGCGTGGAGGTCCGCGCGACGCACCGCCGCCTGTGTGGTGGTCGGGTTCGACATTTACGGTGGCGTAATCGCGTATCTCATCAGCCGCCTGACGAAGATTCCGTTCTTCTATCACTGTTACGACGTTTTCTCGGCGTCCGAGGGAATCGGGCGATTTACCCGCGCGCTAAAACCCTTGGAGCGTCGCGCCGCGTTCGCCGCGACGCGAGTGGTGCTGCCGTCGGAGAGCAAGGCCGAACGATTCGAGGCCGAAGTCGGCGCGGGGTTCGAGCGCACGATCGTCGCCAACGCGCCGCCACTCCAACCGCGGAAACGCACAGACGTGCTGCGGCGCATGCTCGCCGAGCGGGGTGCGCCGTTCGAATATGTCGTGTATTACCACGGATCGATTGCGGCGGACAAAGGTCTGCTACAGGTGCTTCGCTCGATGGTTCGTTGGCCCGCAACGTCCTCGTTCGTTCTGGTGGGCCCGGCCTACGATGCAGCGTTCATGGCCCGGTTCATGGAAGCGGCGCGCAACCTCGGTCTCACCTCTCGCGTGATGCGCTTGGACATGATGCCGCTCACCGAGTTGCTGGATCTGACGCGGTCGGCGGATGTGGGTGTGTTCGTTCCGGAGCCGGACAGCATCATCAACGTGTACTCCGGCGCAGCCGTGGTGAAGTTGAACGACTACCTCGCGTGTGCGCTGCCGTTCGTCACGAGTCGTATCCCGCCACTCGAGGCGCTTGTCCTGACAACCGGCGCAGGCATCGTCGTCGATCCGCAGGACACCGCGTCGATGGGTGATGAAGTCGCCGCGCTGCTCACCGACACTCGCCGCCGCGCGACCATGGCCGACAACGCGTATCGCGCGCACCGCGAGTCTTACAATCTCGAGCGGCAGTACGCAACGACGCTCGAGACCATCCGCACGATTTGCGGGTGA
- a CDS encoding glycosyltransferase family 4 protein, producing the protein MSRPLAIVAISQVYTPDPASVGRYLADATSELVRRGHRVTVYTAARGYDDPSLRYPAREVIDGVEVRRLPFSWFGKTSILLRLIGGLSFIAQASFRALFMRRLDVLLISTTPPVVPLAALVLRALRRPRLVYWIMDLNPDQLVALGGARPGSISVRLFNWLNRKTLAAAASIIVLDRFMLERVNRKVDVSDKAVVIPPWMHDDKLVAIPREANSFRTEHVPNERLAIMYSGNHSPANPLDTILEAAAALRDDPRFTFLFVGGGSRKRDVERLQLPNVVSLPYQPEERLPESLSAGDVHVITMGDEVVGIVHPSKIYAALAIGRPSLYIGPRESPLADLIREFRVGWVLEHGDVDGVVRALDEAAANPGSLELIGERARGMARARLSQALLCSALCDVIDGSGVQ; encoded by the coding sequence GTGAGCCGACCGCTCGCGATCGTTGCCATCTCGCAGGTCTACACGCCCGATCCCGCGAGCGTCGGGAGGTATCTCGCCGACGCGACCTCCGAGCTCGTGCGCCGCGGCCACCGCGTCACGGTCTACACGGCAGCGCGCGGCTACGACGACCCGTCCCTTCGGTACCCGGCGCGCGAAGTGATCGATGGTGTCGAGGTCCGACGCCTGCCGTTTTCATGGTTTGGCAAGACCTCGATCCTGTTGCGATTGATCGGCGGCTTGTCGTTCATCGCGCAGGCGAGCTTCCGCGCGTTGTTCATGCGACGGCTCGATGTCCTCCTGATCAGCACGACGCCGCCGGTCGTGCCACTCGCGGCACTCGTTCTCCGCGCGCTTCGGCGCCCGCGCCTCGTGTACTGGATCATGGATCTCAATCCGGACCAACTCGTCGCGCTCGGCGGCGCCAGGCCGGGGAGCATATCGGTTCGGTTATTCAATTGGTTGAATAGAAAGACCTTGGCGGCGGCCGCGTCGATCATCGTGCTGGACCGCTTCATGCTCGAGCGCGTGAATCGCAAGGTCGACGTGAGCGACAAGGCGGTGGTGATTCCACCGTGGATGCACGACGACAAGCTCGTCGCGATTCCGCGCGAGGCGAATTCATTCCGCACCGAGCATGTGCCGAACGAACGGCTCGCGATCATGTACAGCGGCAATCATAGTCCGGCCAATCCGCTCGACACGATTCTCGAGGCCGCCGCCGCGCTCCGCGACGATCCGCGCTTCACGTTCCTGTTCGTGGGTGGCGGCTCGCGAAAGCGCGACGTGGAGCGGCTGCAGCTCCCGAATGTCGTGTCGCTGCCCTATCAACCCGAGGAGCGGCTGCCCGAGTCGCTCAGCGCCGGCGACGTGCACGTCATCACGATGGGTGACGAAGTCGTCGGCATCGTTCATCCATCCAAGATCTATGCGGCGTTGGCGATCGGCCGTCCATCGCTGTACATCGGGCCGCGAGAATCGCCGCTCGCCGATTTGATCCGCGAGTTCCGTGTCGGGTGGGTGCTCGAGCACGGTGATGTGGACGGCGTCGTCCGCGCGCTCGACGAAGCGGCGGCGAATCCCGGTTCGCTCGAATTGATCGGCGAACGCGCTCGCGGAATGGCGCGCGCGCGTCTCAGCCAGGCGCTGCTCTGTTCAGCGCTGTGCGACGTCATCGACGGCAGCGGCGTTCAGTGA